cccaaaagtactcgttacattttgactggaaaatggtccaattcacacacttatcaagagaacatccctggtctccCCTACTACCTGATCTGGTGGACtcgctaaacagagaacatccctggtcacccctactacctgatctggtggactcgctaaacagagaacatccctggtcacccctactacctgatctggcggactcactaaacagaggacatccctggtctcCCCTACtacctgatctggcggactcactaaacagagaacatccctggtctcccctactgcctctgatctggaggacttactaaacagagaacatccctggtctcccctactgcctctgatctggaggactcactaaacagagaacatccctggtcacccctactacctgatctggcggactcgctaaacagagaacatccctggtcacccctactacctgatctggcggactcactaaacagagaacatccctggtcacccctactacctgatctggcggactcgctaaacagagaacatccctggtcacccctactacctgatctggcggactcgctaaacagagaacatccctggtcacccctactacctgatctggcggactcactaaacagagaacatccctggtcacccctactacctgatctggcggactcgctaaacagagaacatccctggtcacccctactacctgatctggcggactcactaaacagagaacatccctggtcacccctactacctgatctggcggactcgctaaacagagaacatccctggtcacccctactacctgatctggcggactcgctaaacagagaacatccctggtcacccctactacCTGATTTGACGGACTCGCTAAACAATGTTGGTGTGCCATTGGCtatctataaataaataaataaataaatacaaaacattgtttggtttgcttaataatgaactacttttgacttaactatattttagcaattccattttcTTTGGATACTTaggtatatttcaaaccaaatacttctagagttactgaagtagtattttactgggtgaaaaTTACTAAAGTAAAAGTATCTTTACGTTTATTAAAGTCTAAAGTATGTCAATTTATTATTTTGTTCCACCACTGTCAATAAGTAACCCTGATTAGCTGTACTCACAAGGTCACATTAATGAGACAAGTTCATGACCATGATAAACATTACTATAATGTTTACTTTCATATTTAGAAATGCACTGTTTACCTTCATATTTAGAAATGCACTGTGCCAAACAGGACTGTCTCATATCGCCATCCTCGTCTTCATAGAACAAATCATTCCAGTCATTTTAATGAAAGCGTCAACATTTCTCAGTGTTTCAAGCTGTAGAGCTGGTTCGTTTAAGTAGGGCAGGGGTgtaaaactcattccacggagagCTGAGTGTGGGTTTTTGGTTTTTCCCTTTCCctgaagacctagacaaccaggtgaggggagttccctACTAATTACTGACAtgaattcatcaatcaagtacaaggatGGATTTGAAAACAGACAGACCTTTCACTCATTGTGTGTTTAAATTGTGACTGATCAACaaataatgagtagttatttatgagCCAAGGTCATTTGTAGATCAGTCCGTTGGCAGTTGCCTGGCTGGGTTATCGGCTGCAATGTTGAACAAGCCCATACAGTCTTCTCAATGCGTAGGAGCCATCTGATAATCTGGATTAAGAGTAAAAATTACCAGCTAAATTCCTCATCCTTTTATTGACCCTGACGGACGGTTCTGGACGCTCTGTATGACCCATAAACCTAAAGTCAACCACATCTTCCCCATTTGGGGGGACCACCACAGACTCCGACATCAGCTCGAGATGACACTCAACTTCTTCCTGCTTTGTAATCTTTGGGTGACAGAACTTGTAGTATGTCACCTTGAGACAGAGTCCAGCTATGTAGAGTGAGATCATAATGACAAAGATGACATAGGGATCTAGTGGCAGTTCAAGATTTGGAGGGTTCTTCATCATCTGCCACACCCAAAAACCACAAAGCATCCCAATATCCACTCCTATCCAGGTGTGGTAGATGGTGCTCCGCTGCCTGGTGTGCCCCTCCACTATGCTGAACCAGCTAAAGTACCAGATGAGACCTACGGTGGCCCGGTAGAGCCATTCTCCGCCGCCGCTGTCCATGAAGTTTGTCTTCAGTTGCCAGGCGACAAAAAATAGAACCATCCAGGAAGACAGGAAGTGGGCAGCGATGAAGCAGGGGAAGACCGAAGCAAAGAGGGCGACTGCTGCCACACGTGGACCAATCAGGAGCAGGTTCCACAGGAAGTAGACCACTGAGGAGCCCCAGCCCTGCTTGGCCTTGTCTGGGAGGAAGGAACGCAGGGAGCGGTGATACATGGTCACGCTGACGGCGATGGCAGACACTGAACCAAGTGCCTTCAAGactgagggagagaaaaaaaacaaattcAGGATATTATATCAGGTAAAACTGTCAATGAACTCGGCATGTTAAATAACAGACAATCAAGTTATCTGTCAATGAAAGGAATTATAAAAATGTATCATCAGGTCTGGAGTCAGTCACCTCTTAAATTATGAGTAGGGCAAGACCATTGAAAATTCTGGGGCATAGTTACAAGCTATATAATTTATATCCAGATatccagttgaagtcagaagtttacatacatacaccatagccaaatacatttaaactccgtttcacaattcctgacatttaatcctagtaaaaattccctgtcatgTCAGTTAAgagcaccactttattttaagaatgtgaaatgtcagaataatagtagagagtgatttatttcagctttaatttctttcatcacattcccaagtgggtcagaagttaacatgcaatgctaccaaatactgagtgtctttaaattgtttaacttgggtcaaacgttttgggtagccttccacaagcttcccacaataagttgggtgaattttggcccattcctcctgacggagctggtgtaactgagtcaggtttgtaaggcctctttgctcgcacaagctttttcagttctgcccacacattttctatgggattgaggtgagggctttgtgatggccactccaataccttgactttattgtccctaagccattttgccacaactttggaaatatgcttggggtcattgtccatttggaagacccatttgcgactaagctctAACGTCCTGactgttgtcttgagatgttgcttcaatatatccacaaaatgttaattcctcatgatgccatctattttgtgaaatgcaccagtccctcctgcagcaaagcacccccacaacatgatgctaccacccctatgcttcacggttgggatggtgttcttcggcttgcaagcctcccctttttcctccaaacataacgatggtcattatggccaaacagttctatttttgtttcatcagaccagaggacatttctccaaaaagtatgatatttgtccccatgtgcagttgcaaactgtagtctggcttttttatggtggttttggagcagtggcttcttccttgctgagcagcctttcaggttatgtcgatataggactcgttttactgtggatatagatacttttgtacctgtttcctccagcatcttcacaaggtcctttgctgttgttctgggattgatttgcactttttgcaccaaagtacgttcatctctaagagacagaacgcgtctcgttcctgagcagtatgacgactgcatggtcccatggtgtttatacttgcgtactattgtttgtacagatgaacgtggtaccttcaggcgtttagaaattgctcccaaggatgaaccagacttgtggaggtcttggctgatttcttttgattttcacatgatgtcaagcaaagaggcactgaatttgaaggtaggccttgaaatacatccacaggtacacccccaattgactcaaattatgtcaattagcctatcagaagcttctaaagccatgacataattttctggagttttccaagctgtttaaagacacagtcaacatagtgtatgtaaacttctgacccactagaattgtgatacagtgaattataagctaaataatctgtctgtaaacaatggttggaaaaattacttgtgtcatgcacaaggtagatgtcctaaccgacttgccaaaactatagtttgttaacaagaaatttgtggagtggttgaaaaacgagttttaatgactccaacataagtgtatgtaaatttccaacttcaactgtccCTCAAGGTCTTTGCGTTCTAAGTAATTCTGTGTTTGCTTTTACGTACTTGTAATGggctccacctctcccctctggATGATGATGGTAATCATGAGGACAAGCTGTGGCGCGCTCTCAGAGAAGGTCTCGATGAGGCGCAGCAGGCTAAGGTCATGGGTCAGATACACGGCGTTGCCCTCCATGTAACGCTTTCTACAGCAGAAGCCACATATCGAGATCCTCACAAGACCAGCATATCTAAAATGACAGCCACATACAtagttattatttatttatttttattctatAAAAAGGAGTTTGGTTACAATGGTGTTTCTGCCTTGAGATGTGAGGGGAAACATTCAGAGAATATACTACTTCAAGAACGTGCTACtctgacaatttttatttttacctttatttaaccaggcaagtcagttaagaacaaatacttattttcaatgacggcctaggaacagtgggataactgcctgttcaggggcagaacgacagatttgtaccttgtcagctcgggggtttgaacttgcaaccttccggttactagtccaacgctctaaccactaggctaccctgccgcctctacactctaaccactaggctaccctgccgcccctccactctaaccactaggctaccctgccgcccctccactctaaccactaggctaccctgccgcctctacactctaaccactaggctgccctgccgcctctacactctaaccactaggctaccctgccgcctctacactctaaccactaggctaccctgccgcctctacactctaaccactaggctaccctgccgcctctacactctaaccactaggctaccctgtcgcctctacactctaaccactaggctaccctaccgcctctacactctaaccactaggctaccctgccgcctctacactctaaccactaggctaccctgccgcctctacactctaaccactaggctaccctgccgcctctacactctaaccactaggctaccctgcctcctctacactctaaccactaggctaccctgccgcctctacactctaaccactaggctaccctgctaatGTTCCCGTGGTGTAAAGTCCCTAAgtaaaagtactacttaagtaggtttttggggtatctgtagtTTACTAATTATATTttggactacttttacttcactacattactAAATGTAATTACATTActccacacattttccctgacacccaaaagtactcgttacattttgaatgcttaacaggacaggaaaatggtccagttCACACACTAATCagcagaacatccctggtcatccctactttctctgatctagcggactcactaaacaacacatgctt
The DNA window shown above is from Oncorhynchus mykiss isolate Arlee chromosome 18, USDA_OmykA_1.1, whole genome shotgun sequence and carries:
- the LOC110496706 gene encoding XK-related protein 8, whose product is MEEDAGQSIPFKYPASDFLLTVGGMLFFLLDVVLDVWAVVTFYQQEAYVFMGLLMFLLLGSSALVQAFSWLWYHYDKDSTETRTESLVKSLHSLKILHVFQMGVYLRYAGLVRISICGFCCRKRYMEGNAVYLTHDLSLLRLIETFSESAPQLVLMITIIIQRGEVEPITILKALGSVSAIAVSVTMYHRSLRSFLPDKAKQGWGSSVVYFLWNLLLIGPRVAAVALFASVFPCFIAAHFLSSWMVLFFVAWQLKTNFMDSGGGEWLYRATVGLIWYFSWFSIVEGHTRQRSTIYHTWIGVDIGMLCGFWVWQMMKNPPNLELPLDPYVIFVIMISLYIAGLCLKVTYYKFCHPKITKQEEVECHLELMSESVVVPPNGEDVVDFRFMGHTERPEPSVRVNKRMRNLAGNFYS